The sequence ATATATTAATTAGGAGTACAATTAgagcagaaataaataaaataaattacgttGTGCATGCCAAAACCACACATAGCCATCACATACCATGGATGTATTCTGGAAATAATGAACGAAACAGTCAAAATCCCAATTGATGCATTTTTTGCGTTCTAATCATCGAAAAATATAGCTTTTTTGGCTAACGCTGGTTGAGAAATTGTGTCAACTTCGTTGCAAATATCTaggttttaattttgaaaattctgtCATCCATTCGTGACAGTGAAAACCAGGAGGGGGGTTGTAGAAAGCCTTCGCCAAATCCATAATAAGTACCTTTCCAAGATTGGTTATAAAGTCTTATTAGGTATTCCATATGTATGGTGGAAACTTCTCGGAAGTTTCCACCATAAAATGTTATGCCTGGATCCATCTCTGGTTTCATAATGACGTGATATCTTACCCAAATCTTGATTGCCCGACTGTATTGCAGAAATCTTCATCATCGCTATTTTTTGGGAAGAAATTGTTCATTCGTTAAAGAATGAAcgttagaatgaaaaataaaataaatgataggcAAACACGCCAATTTCATAGGATTTATATTGCAAATCGGGTAAATTTCGCTCCGAAAAGTTTTCCAATTCAAATAATAAGCAaggtaaaaatacaaatattttaatggctcCTGAATAAATAACGCcccattgtttttaaaaataattttcaattaggtCATCAGGGTATATAACAcacgtaatttttttgtaaactaatAGAATGGCTTTAATAACCGTTCactttttaaatagttaaattgGAGGTATGTTTCTTACCCCTTCTTATGTTTTGTTCAAGGCTTAGATGTTTTCTTAGAATTATTTGAATCTGTGGCTCTGCCTATTTCCAGTAACGAGCGTGCTTTTCTACTGACCTCATTataatttctcaaactaaagTCTAATGAACTGTTTCAATAACTTAATtatatcaaaaaattttatttactgctGTTATCTTTCTCGGCTAAGTTTTCCATGAACCGATGCCTGTGAAAAACGTAATCACtgcaatttttttcctgtgaattGCATAATTTGGTGGTCATTCTGAAAAACACATTTCTTCCAAACACCGAAAAAATTAAAACCTATGTAGCATTCGATATTTTTAAGGGATAATTAGAATATGTCTCTACGAAATTCTTTTAAAGCAATAGACGAAGTTCTTTGATGTAACCACCAAAAGTACAAAGgtctatttttctcaattttttcatcctttccgAATGTTAAAACCCGTTTTAACCACATGCACAACTTtataatcagttattttttacaataagttATTCTTCTAGAATTATCTGTTATGCTGAGCATTCTTATACACGTTGAGTTTACCCATTTTGTGTGGAAAAAAGTATGTGTTGTACGAAAATCCTGCATCAATGGTTAGAGCTTGACCTTCCCCAAACACAATTTGATCGTGTACGTTCGATTTATCGTCCAATATACTGCCCAAATATTTGAGTAATCCCTGATTGAAGACCAAAAAATCCGTAAGTAGCGCTATgctgaacaaatattttttataaaatattaatgatactATGATGGCTTACATTCTAGAACGTGAAGCCTTAACGCCTCAATAACAATAATTGATGTTGAGCTGCATTCAATACATTCATTTCCTCCCAAAATGGCTTTAAGTTGATTAACTGCTTGGTGAATCGTTGTAAATATTCTAAAATTGGCGAAATTTTTAAGTAGGTTGCGAAAATAGTGGGAAGCTTGAGGGAAAACTGTTAGCGTTTAGAAAATATCTTTTATCCTATTGCGGTAATTGTTAATTAATGGGAGGCACATAGgcttacacgaatggcaatggtgaataTATATCTGAAATTTATATGGGAGATAAATAAACACCTATCTGCAAAATATGCGAATACCGTTTAGCCTGCGAGACTAATGCAACAAAGAAAGATGGGCTCGAAATCAGCCACAAGTGGAAACCagtcattgataaaatttccaTCCTGCACGTTCTTTCTCAATTCCACATTCACTGCCATCCTTTCCGTTTGGGGTAACTTCAAATGGGTCGCATACCTACGTCTGCGGATAAAAATACGTggtaaaatttgtttaatataaAATAGTTGCACATACAACTTGAAGTCTGAAATAGGGATACTAGGAGAGGCATCAAAGGAAAATGGAGACTACGGGagattgcaataaaaatgaaccCAGTGCcttctattggttactcttgtggttcaaagcaaagggagttttatGTATATTAACCCCCGCGttaatcatggtaaatctaagcatcCTGGTAACGCAATTGGttgagcacccggccggcaaccgggaggttctgggtctTGCATCCTCTTTGTCATGTATTTACCTCCTCATTACCATTACcctgaaatgataataataacaataatttatgaGCCTCGATATTAACCATCAGACTACAGAAATGTCGCAGCATCTTAGTATTTTCTGCCCGGAAATATTATCAATCAGCCAGTTATTTTACACAATCAATCGTCATCCTTCTAGGTACATTGCTTTTGCTAATATCTAGTTatctttttattctttctttgcaaaaagattggctgtagacttattattttttaagattgggAAAAGGTCTTTAAgaatagattgcagggattgtatttcAGGAAAGTAATTGGTGTAGAGGGAAAGGTCGTGTAGTTTGTTTCTCTTGCAAGGTTTTGGGGGGTAtctgtgcttgaaatttttttttagtatATAATAGGTTTAAGTTAttaagttttgttttaaattaagttttaataaGTTTAGACATTTTATTAGCTATAAAGTAGACAACGTTCTtaaagatttttattataataagctTTAGTATCTGTATATGAATGTATTGCATTTCACATGTCACTCGTATATCCAGCTTACCTCAGGGATATTACCTTCTTGTTCAGCTTTAAATCCTATCTCACATTTATCATAGAGGTCGACATCACCATTCCCGGCTCCTTTATACGCAGCTCAAAAAAAGAGTGCGACGAATAGTACTATTTATGTTATTTCACAATAAAGAAATTAATCTTTATGGTGAAgtgtcatttaaaaaacattattgctattattggtaaataaaatacttaagaaTGATGAACATCTTCAGCTGAAGAGCGAAGAATCGACACGACGCCCGAAAATAACAGTTACGTCGAAgaatattatcaaataaaatacaatgtgcgtcacattttttgcataaaattcagtGTGATAAGCGAATTGTGTGAGCGGAGATTGGAATCTTATTTTGTTAGTGCCACATTGCTAGCGTCCTACATCATAGCCAAAAATTATAATCTAGCAACAAAAGACTAGACTTTCCCAGTGAACATCGTGAATGAATTATTGAAGTTTCGTTCATAAATAAGATTTTGCAggcaaaaatattccataaagACTCGTCAACTTTGAACAAAGGTATGCAGAACTGGTGTTTAGGAACGATGAAGAtgctaataaaattaattaatttttaattagtcaAGATGCTACACGAGAgccaaaataagcaaatataagtGTGATTTCCATCTGATTGCATAACGTATTTTATCAATTTCCGGATAGAATATTATTCCCATTAGTGGGATTTTATTCATGTTCTACCCACACATCTTTCTATCATAATACGTTCACAAGAACACTTGAGATGAAATCAATAGCCAGCAAAATTAAGCAAGAGCTACTTGAATCAGAAGGAAATTATCCTTAGCAAGGTTGAAAATAGGATAATATCAATTTATCCTTGAGTGTCTGAGAGATTTGCAATTACTAATGATTATTTCTCGCTACTTGTGACAAGGGAATCAAGTTTAAACCACGCTGCATCTTCGCTTACCTTTCCTAGAAACGGTAATTAACTATTATCGTTTCGATAAGCTCTATCATTTCAAGTAATTCAGCAGAAAAATCTCTGGATTAATATCTTGCGTCGCTTCTGTTCCTCTCACGGGCTCGTCGAGAGCATTGCGTGGGGCTCAATTGTCTTACTCGTCTTCCTATCGCTTTTGTGCGTCCACTCGTGTTAACCTGGCTGAACACTGACTTTGCACGACCCTTGTGCGTTTACGTGCAAGGTTAGATGCTCTACTATGGCATAACAGCGACCCTGGACCATGACCTAGGCGATGTACTGCATCATTTCAAAGGCAATGCCTCCGAATAAGACAACATCGGATGCAAGCAGCCGAGGCTTACTTGCTTCAGCTCGGGAATCCCAAACGGGGAACATATGATACTTCCTTGAGACCATACAAGAAACTGTGAATTTCGGATTTTAAAGGagaattttcaagcacacgaaacACGTACCGGATAGGGTTGTAACTATTTAGATCTATATCTTGTATggcatgttattaatattagttaaatgaaacattgtaatatttccattagtttATTCGAACGCGAGGAGTTTCGTTGTATCGATGAAGCATTGTTTACAATAATTTCGTGCGATTAAGATTAGCAAAGATTTATTAGCGAGCCTGTTACCGAAATCGCCTTTTGCCTGTTGCCGGTGTATCATCTATTGCAAAGCTagagagaagagaaagatattttctactttatcaACTCAAGAGAGGGTAAATGCGATTTTTATGTCTGATAATTCAATTGTATTCAATGTACAACCAGAAGGGATATCACAAAGGGACATAATTATTCGTATATATAGAATATTAAACATCTTATTTCTCAGTGATTATAACAAATTTATGTTCTCCGGGTCTTGAATGGTATGAATGTGACTTGGAAAATACGGTTCAAGGCAAATAAAAAGCATTTTCTACTTAAGAATTGCATAAATTTCATGATACACGTATGTATTATTTCCGAGGTGAATAGCAGTGAAAAACTATGTGCCTATGAAGGCATTAAGTTGGCCATAAAAATCAACAAGTGGTCATCCCCCTCTTATTTGAAAATACCGACCCGTTTCAACTTATAAACGTCATCCTAAAAACAGTTCCCTCGGAATATCTCTTTCCAATTGCTATTCGTCGATGCATCAAACATTTATTCCCATCTACCACACTTCCAAACGGGCACTTTCATAATAAGCACTTCTTTCAAATCAATTAATTCCATGGTTGATTAAACGCATTTTCGAATTTCAAAAATAATGCCATCAGTAAGCTAACAAATAagcttccaaaatattttttattatccaaGGGGCAAATGCACTCTGCTttacatgcatgcatgcattcgtTTTTTGaatgtcaaaaattaaattttccacgaATTCCAGGTGAATTTATGCATGCACCAGCAAAAGGCCGTAGCAACCTTACGAGAGGTAGTATGAGTTCTAACGCCCATCCCCTAATGCCTGGACGATAGGGTCTTGAGCGAGCCTCATCTAACTGAAACCCCTACGATGTGtatccgaaaatattttcttgccacCATCTTACAAAAGCATGATAATTACTTCTGAGATTTATGGCGACAACACCTTACTATGGATCATTACTAATTCTATTCGGCTCAAAAGTTATGTATTGTGAATCTTGGGTTATCTACATTACATAATGTcaaagttgaaatatttaaaacactaGAGGTTAACTAAGTACTCAGTAGGATATCTTCGCTAGAAAAAATAACCAGAGCTTTACCTTCAGCcacttttaataatgaaaaaattcgaTTCCAACTGTTTGCTTTTTCGTACAACCCATGCTTTGCCGTGATCCCTCGCCAAAGGTAAATAGTAACGCACCTGCCATGCCAATTGTGGTGTTCTGTCCATAAAAATACGCAGCAGTGGAAACCGTTTCTCCTTCATCGCTACATCTCTGGTCTACagcattttttaagtatcctTTAGATTTTCCGCTAAACATAACTTTTCATTCTGTAATTctacatgaaaaaatgaaagcaaacatACTACTTTTTATCAGTTAGATATCAGGTAAATGGAATGAAATGATACATTTTAATTGAACAAAGTGTAACGACGACAGAAGCGAATAGTTTCCTGAGTAAAGATGCAAGCTACTATTGGCGATTGAGTACTGAGACACCGACATCTGGCATTAATGTTATCTATTCACAGTTAGTCCATTCCTAGGGTAGTTTTCCCACGGAGAATAGTCTGATAGGGGCTTTcgagaaagatgaaaaataaatattatttaccttttgtaaaaacaacatttttgcaacacaaattatatttattctttcaaaGAAAGATTCTTGGGTTAAAAATCCACATATTTTAGGATTTTCTAACTGtatccataaaaaattatagcagAGTACCactcatatatttttctttgtgaatGATAACAAAGTTAAACTAAGTATTATTTATTACAACCTGAGATGTACCTAAGCCGTTACCACGGGTATTTCATCAAGTTACTTGTGAAATAACTGTAATTACTtaaaactcttttattttattacaaaatatttacgcTTCTGCTAATGATCTTGATTATATATGTAAGCTTTTAACTTCTTAATACATTCTCCAAATCTTATCATAACTGTTCTGATAAAGCTCTCTCCTGAATTCACTCTAATTTATCAACAATCAACGCTAGGCtgatggattaaaatttatttatgttaacATTTTAGTATTAACAGACTTAAAATGTGCATTGGATTCCTAAAACACACTAAAATGCGCCCAACTTATTCATAAGAAAACATTAAAAGCTGCTTTGAATATTTTTCGCGGGCTCCTCGTGAAGATCTTATTTACTACGTTGACACAATTACATTCTAAACACAATGGTTATCGTTGGCCGAGTGTCATTCTTGGCACTGGCTTTCACATTCCATCGCTTACCGTGGTTTTTATCTTGTGTACTGTCATCTACACACAGTTCGCTGACCTTAATTGGGActgggggagagggtggggggtTCTTTGGTGACGGGGTCTTTCTTACGGAAGACTCTCCCTCCTCTTCCAAGGGAAAATATCTCCACCTACGTGGCCTTCCCTTGgggataatatttttcatgcgtCGCCATTCGGCTGCTTTGAGCTGCCGAAAATCAGAATCATGTTTTGACCGTAATGATGCCAATTTGGCTTCAAACTCTCTAGCTATAACGCAATGCCTCCTCCACGTTTGTACTTCATGATGTGAGTCACGGTTGGGACACCGAGATGATCTCAACTGCCAGCCAAAATGCCCCTTTTGTGTTGACAGGTCATTTATTGCTGTTTGGCCATCATCCGGACATCTTTCCATTATCTCAGCGAAATCTTAAATTAACAACACACAGCAATAATTACAAGGTGTTTTCCTCATTCAAAGGGTAAATTTATATCAAAACGCTCCTACCTTTCACGTAGTTCCAATTCTCACAATGGTGGTTATTCTTCACATCTCGAAATCCACACACATTTGAAACTGACCTCATTGTTCTATCCTTTGCAACGTGAAGAATGGATAATCTTCTTCATTACTATTCTCACTCTCAGTAACGATTATGTACCCTCCTGAATATCACAGAAAGCATGCAAAAATTAGCAACGTAAATAATGAATTTCACCTAAGCTTCCTATATTCAGACAATTAAGTAATAATAACATAGAGCAAATACACGCAATTCTTATCCACTTCGATGCACGTAACATATGAGATGGAAGCAAAAATTTAGCAAAACATAGAGATGCAACACTGATTTTCATATCACAGTTGATAGCACACAAACTGCTGAATTCAGACTTACTCGAGATTCGGTGGCGTTTGAGAATTTGGATCTCAAGCGAAGCGTCCTGTCACTGTTCACCAAGCTTATATCCCCACAAACAGTATTGCAAAAGAAAACTTATAGAGAGAAACGTCGTAGAGTCCTCGCGCTATCCCGCACCACGCTGTTCTGAGACCACATGGTAATTATTATTGATTCGGAGACATCAAAATTATCGGAATTTCGTCTGCCTTGAATCAATATCCATGCCTTTGCCATGTGCTTCTCGGTTAGACGCAAGGATTgcgagaaaaaatttcaaagggGGCATGACAGCTCGTGCAATTGGTGCGAAAATAATGATATCAGTGGCGAGGATCGTGGCGTTAATGCACTCAGTCATTCCCAGCCTCGTACGCGAGATATGCAAGACAATAGAACAACAGCTCGCTACGGAGACACGGGAGCCATTGCGTTCGCATATGGCGACTGTCGAGAGGGAGTGAAGCCCGTCCGATGAAACTCGTCGCTGTGGACGCGGGGCCGGTTAGGGATTGACGGCGAGGGGGGTGAGGGTAAGCAGCTGCAAGGGACGGTCTCCATGGAGACATGCGGGCGATCGAAGGCACGTGCCTACCGCTGAGGGGTTCCAAGCCACCCATGCGCATTTATTCCCTCTCAACAGTCATCCGTGCGCAATTGGATGCGCGTCGCCCATCCTCGCAAACATGGACGTTCGAAGGCTGTCCAAAATGGTGTGTATGGGACATTTACATCGGTTAAATTATTGAGTGGGGGCTAAATGAAGACTGTAAAACGGTGTTTGTGAATGGGATAAACATTGGAAACTCTGTTAGTGACGTTAGCAACGAGGACTGTGCGTGGAGTGATGAGTAAAATGGGTGAAATCGGTGATCAAGCAAGTTTGAGCGAGCCCTTGCCGGGGGAGTCGGTCGATTCGCCAGCGGCGTCTACGCATGCCGACCTGATGTCGCCGAGCGAGCTGAGCCCGAGTATTTCACGCTCGGCCGTCCCTAGGTCAGTGGCCACTTCCCACGAGTCGCTGGCGGAGTCGGTCGCGGGGGAGCAGGCTGCCATTGGCATCCAGATCAAGGAGGAGCAGCTGCCTTGCGCCGCCGTCGTAGTCACTGCTGccccttcctccctctcctccgcgCCCGACTCGGCGCCTTCTTCGACGCCGGCGCCGACGGACTCGGCCGCGCCGACTGTCGTTGTCGTCACTTCCAGCGTCGTCTCTACGGGAGCAGGAGCGGACGCCGACCCGGACGaagaggacgaggaggaggaggaagaggaggaagaagaggaccTTTCAGCCGCAGAGGGGGTGAGTTTGGCAAGCGACAGCAAACCGGAAGCAGAGGCGGCCGAGGCCTCCCACGACGCGGAGCAGGAACAGCCGCTGTCAGTCATCGTGCCCGCTCAAGACGACTCTCATGACTCAGAACTGCTAAGTCCTGGGAAATTGTCGCCCACATCAGGGATATCGGTGAGTGTCGCCAGCATGATCGACGCATCAGACTTCCGTGCCCTCCAACCGGAGCCGACTTACCAGACGCTCACCTCCGTGAACGGAAGGATGTCGCCTCCCGGATTCAGCCCCAGCTCTTCCTACGCAACCCTTACGCCCCTCCAACCCTTACCACCCATCTCCACCATGTCCGACAAATTCGCCTACGGTCATGCGGGCAACGTTTCTGGGTCTTTCACCGTCATGCAGAATAACGGCCTCGGAAATCTCGGGCTCGGCATGGGGGTCAACTCCCCGTACGGCTACGACAAATTGCCGTCGATGGGCATGTCCCCGCCGCATTACGCCTCACCGAATAACGGCCTCGGAGGCTTGGGAATCCCTCAACAGCACTCGCCGCTTTCGCCTCAGAGCTCGTACAGCCAAAACGGTGGCCTACACTCGCCGCAGAAGTCCATGTCGCCCACCGGCTACGACTCCCCGTACGCGGGCCGCGACTTGGGCAGGGCCCTGCCGCAGAGCCCGACCCTGAGTCCTCCCTCGGCCTCGCTCCACTCGCCGCCCAACACCATGGTCGGAGGGTTCGGCGCCGCGGCGGCGGCCGCCGGCCTTCCGCCCCTCAACGGTCTCGCCTCCTTAGCCCCGCACGCGGTATCACCGCACCACTCCCCCGGCATGTCGGCGGGCTCTGGGCCCCCACTCCCGCCCCCGCGGGAGGCGGTCCCCGTGGCGGTGGCGTCTCCCTCGCCGCCTGCCCCCGCCTCCCTCGCCGCCGCCGCACACGTGGGGCCGCCGACCCACGCCCCACCGCCCCAGCAACCCCAACACCCTCCGCCGCAACCGCCGCAGCAGCAGCAAGCGGCCCCGCAGTCTCAGCAGCCGGcgccgccaccgccgccgccgccaccacCTCCGCAGCCCCAGCACCCGCCCCCGCAGCAGGCGCCCCCCCAGCAGCAACCGCCGCCCCAACAGCAACAGCAGCAGGTGCCGGTGGCACCGCAGAGCACCCCCGTGGCAATAAAGGCCCCCGCCTCGGGGAGCGCGGTAGCGGCGGCCGCGGCCGAGGTCGAGGAGATAAACACAAAAGAGCTCGCTCAAAGAATAAGCGCGGAGCTGAAGAGATATAGCATCCCGCAAGCGATCTTCGCCCAGCGGGTGCTCTGCCGGTCTCAAGGCACGCTCTCCGATCTGCTTCGCAACCCAAAGCCATGGTCCAAGCTCAAGTCGGGCCGCGAAACGTTTCGCCGCATGTGGAAATGGCTCCAGGAACCCGAGTTCCAGAGGATGTCGGCCCTCAGACTAGCAGGTGGGTGAAACCAAGAACCCTCTGCAACCTTCCTTTAAAAAacccttttttcattatatttatgtttttgttaTCCCTGCACGCGAGAGTTTATTCTAAATAGACCCATGTGTGTTGTCCTTACGACGCACTCTGTTTCCTCTTGTTTTCCTTGGAGTTGCGCGGTCTCATTCCTCGTAATTGTATCTCACCGTCCGTATTATTTCAACGCGCGAGGCGACAGCGTGTCATCAGGGAGCAGGGTATAGGCGCCCGCGCGCACCATCCCCTGAGCGGGCCGCGTGGAGTTGAGATCCCCGTATCACGGCA comes from Ischnura elegans chromosome X, ioIscEleg1.1, whole genome shotgun sequence and encodes:
- the LOC124170833 gene encoding homeobox protein onecut-like: MSKMGEIGDQASLSEPLPGESVDSPAASTHADLMSPSELSPSISRSAVPRSVATSHESLAESVAGEQAAIGIQIKEEQLPCAAVVVTAAPSSLSSAPDSAPSSTPAPTDSAAPTVVVVTSSVVSTGAGADADPDEEDEEEEEEEEEEDLSAAEGVSLASDSKPEAEAAEASHDAEQEQPLSVIVPAQDDSHDSELLSPGKLSPTSGISVSVASMIDASDFRALQPEPTYQTLTSVNGRMSPPGFSPSSSYATLTPLQPLPPISTMSDKFAYGHAGNVSGSFTVMQNNGLGNLGLGMGVNSPYGYDKLPSMGMSPPHYASPNNGLGGLGIPQQHSPLSPQSSYSQNGGLHSPQKSMSPTGYDSPYAGRDLGRALPQSPTLSPPSASLHSPPNTMVGGFGAAAAAAGLPPLNGLQPQHPPPQPPQQQQAAPQSQQPAPPPPPPPPPPQPQHPPPQQAPPQQQPPPQQQQQQVPVAPQSTPVAIKAPASGSAVAAAAAEVEEINTKELAQRISAELKRYSIPQAIFAQRVLCRSQGTLSDLLRNPKPWSKLKSGRETFRRMWKWLQEPEFQRMSALRLAERVGPVFGRRIPPIATYGPGRGEEYREECMGDDGGKWNATTPPWNVHAMDFNYVQDCQMRNVNVRAVNSKRRKTPSSSCFCADTATRHLQEERRPTDPTRAPTRPQEAAVGFHRPPTAYSAGYF